One window from the genome of Hoplias malabaricus isolate fHopMal1 chromosome X2, fHopMal1.hap1, whole genome shotgun sequence encodes:
- the LOC136676182 gene encoding protein myomaker, protein MGAFIAKMLLPTISSLVFLPAASVATKRGFHMEAMVYFFTMFFTSIYHACDGPGLSILCFMKYEILEYFSVYGTSISIWVTLLALGDFDEPKRSTLTMFGVLTSAVRIYQDRWGYGVYSGPIGTAVLMITVKWLQKMKEKKGLYPEKSVYTQQVGPGCCFGALALMLRFYFEEWDYAYVHSFYHLSLAVSFVLLLPKKNRYAGTGRNAAKLNCYTLCCCV, encoded by the exons ATGGGAGCATTTATTGCTAAGATGTTGCTGCCTACCATTAGCAGTTTGGTTTTTCTGCCAGCAGCCAGTGTGGCCACCAAAAGAGGCTTCCACATGGAGGCAATGGTCTACTTTTTTACCATGTTCTTCACATCG ATCTATCATGCATGTGATGGACCAGGTCTGTCTATTCTGTGCTTCATGAAGTATGAGATTTTGGAGTACTTCAGTGTGTATGGTACATCTATCTCCATATGGGTCACATTATTAG CACTAGGGGATTTTGACGAGCCCAAGCGCTCCACACTCACCATGTTTGGAGTGCTCACCTCTGCTGTGAGGATATACCAGGACCGCTGGGGCTACGGGGTCTACTCCGGCCCCATCGGCACAGCTGTGTTGATGATCACAGTCAAatgg ttacagaaaatgaaagaaaaaaagggcCTTTATCCAGAAAAAAGTGTGTACACACAACAAGTGGGACCTGGTTGCTGCTTTGGAGCCCTGGCTTTGATGCTTCGCTTCTATTTTGAG GAGTGGGACTATGCTTATGTGCACAGCTTTTACCACCTGTCCTTGGCTGTGTCCTTTGTACTGCTGCTACCCAAGAAGAATCGTTATGCAGGGACAGGGCGCAACGCCGCCAAACTCAACTGCTACACCCTCTGCTGCTGTGTATGA